Proteins encoded by one window of Drosophila melanogaster chromosome X:
- the tay gene encoding tay bridge, isoform B has product MDTSNASAKSKTSASGSSSINGIGSQIKHISSSQDIGSSVPAVPVQDEKSESHSHSHSHSSSSSQSSQSQSQSQPQSTVLTVVGQSISKSSTGALAVLHLPPPTATALVQASANIADLGSMPRARPSFVSNTSSTAATTTTATSASDGGKTMAVAAIPPASPVSISEPTCPSVSTVSMAPSACDFDSDTELSIVAAAAAVSASAGIDSRSPTSPPTAAGSTIMPQLNSSAGGTASIAGNQSGFGAGSGAVAAGNTNGHSTTSSSSTHLSLNAKQQRQQKRRRERAQRLQAERDSRCNANSLSGTFIAGSSVGVGSAMSAANGGQGGGVGLVTPNSSVGGGSSAVAMGNGSAAGPGNNGMIYHINSAGSMGEDSNNSNGNFTSSSNGSNNLLPPTDSIASLLLNPPHSPECNSGLMATPSDSEGESLDEDLLSTSSSSTLLLPRDKPPPRPPPPVRRKLPRSPVLEEEIIDGFAILEFKTYEDLEFAIKLGQKRKEKRLSALDELTCTYSIEEMKIPKVIDTGQSQPLRVTSLSTLTVNNNNLKENPQPSLHRDRGGNVISNNNNNNSSNNNNSMINSNGPNANSNSSSLSNVVYLLPSVNMVGNVLETEAEPRDHWRSEYGQQQDQLQSDNSANSKSNNNISDDNQINNSSHQINHTTNNQSSKQQQAADGGCNAAKMQVNNSATVSTRFLENDNDSLMLDISLPSLGVGGAVSHSHDHIDVGVIHASCTGSSSDTKKSHNSPATSNTIDQLHVTKPLPTHQLNNLISSDLNAAANANANSNHLGVCKLGSQSAQVAKKSMGLENIETVTNSATCRSLDIQELANVSAQSFGASSSSSSSSISIKKENEQSDLLNDASTNCSSNSKGNNICDNVSNDKKNSEQIFDIDNPPTPMNISNTSSCSDRSSSRKFSELPHLKKKSAACGDRDNGPYAGVPFAAAMGTVSPDSDPSKALNIKNASESASGKAVHAHAGAPIPPPPAASVGDPGNRELGVLQKTSPDKPLYPNLCAPPSVSSVQFPNVGISAGNEKIASTVASDIDQKIIFNSKATASVSNGLSSGVQRSIVPLLSAAPSPAAVTLSSPFSAHIAAAPNAAGLSILSSASSVILANSSIKNTNNGSNNGSANGQGQLSSVGLSSTSEIAKSNSVPTTSSPPNPMVNGFLSVYPPPAATIATSSVTTSALSRVSPNAANKLVPPVSATTSISINTNYVGISGGTTTTSGMGKVVFGAGGNAIVGTGSPLLFPGAPPAPISHVATGVPMIIQAPPYRAPYTNYPLYTPYSGLTHGSYLPPVLPVATPNLSNLPPTQHRSSDSRNSRESPASLKSTPSNIGLNVSMAPTLRSITPLNNSSAISSGASQPVVSVVPSANSTALSMSNPHISHSHHVPAYASGAFSSSAAAGTSTPNSGLSTLAVTSLSTSAAPQPHSHFPQSTQMLPQSGNFSSVSHLLTTHPMSSQNQPMVRCGSTLYSQSSAAATAPPSAAAAVSNFTPSVLAVQSLTTAVTSSSSSPSTLSSSVIQKVISPKGESPCNKDRDSSYSTNIRSHGASTMLPGASQGIGLGSSFCGIAPSQYGGTGTPVLSSSSSMPPGLGNLSSYSSKAALWLNSPANAVVTTCAPTTPIVSSGSARPTPPLSNCTSMGIGMVNAASTARSSCNAISPLSIPATAGIHVSATNPSFQSSSYFPTPLAPPPSSPSPATSSAAIISSSASQFNPAVSHSMSSIVTTAGATTTTASSVTQPSVAAISNPVTNTPHPFSAESLFQPSKNDQADLLRRELDSRFLDRSGLAVTPTPPSSTYLRTDLQHQQHAHLHQHPQLLPPVSAPSTPLSAVQPSSGQIFPPPLFKDISKISSVDPQFYRTGMGLPPGGYSGYTSAGLLHSGLGGPTPFMPPNHLTSFAPKKTGRWNAMHVRIAWEIYYHQNKQSPEKQPGFPTASSNAGSINAPIPPGNMISGGGGGMASGASTPVNNVAAIPAVGGGVLVSNGPPSVLGMKTTPTLGMSSTPQHILHRASEMPPSAAFPGGLPGRLAFETSPLAASFIGAPPSHIGTAVSPFGRYVTPFGFTGLTHFGGHLDSWRTNAMQRSVAYHPSSAAPSPNWPVKSDPGLDNARREAEERERELRDREQRERDRQRREREERERKEKEEKLKREQQERERERERDRKERERERREIERREMERERMLQQQRINESNKQAAVQAAAAATAPVRDRSPHRNVGELNTEIRIKEEHPRTKEEQDVMLLRASAAAVGVGDPRYHSSSLAAAQASAAAAAAHHHHANFMAASRHGLPPPPSHLTRTMMPPTLSVGGPITHFGAPAPPGWGIDPYRDPYPILRYNPIMEAALRHEAEERQKAINIYAAQSAAHLRSKEPSPIPPSVGSLGPPPPHHRLQIVSSVAQSGVQQPGPPSQQQQQQMSSGGGMVKNSGGPQAPGSIPVQHMISVDSMGQQSVSAKKESDHTMGIVSNAGVGLSSVPGGVIGISPVSSVAPSR; this is encoded by the exons ATGGACACATCAAATGCCAGCGCTAAATCAAAGACGTCTGCGTCGGGCAGCAGTAGTATTAATGGAATAGGATCCCAAATCAAGCATATATCATCGTCGCAGGACATCGGATCCTCCGTTCCCGCTGTCCCAGTCCAGGATGAGAAGAGCGAGTCGCACTCCCACTCACATTCAcactccagctccagctcacAGTCGTCCCAGTCGCAATCGCAGTCACAGCCACAGTCCACAGTGCTCACGGTAGTGGGCCAGAGTATATCAAAGAGTTCGACCGGCGCCCTGGCGGTACTGCATCTTCCTCCGCCGACGGCGACCGCCTTAGTTCAAGCAAGTGCCAATATAGCCGATCTGGGCTCCATGCCTCGTGCTCGGCCATCGTTTGTATCGAACACCTCCTCGACGgcggcgacgacgacgacggcgacgTCGGCATCGGATGGCGGCAAAACCATGGCCGTGGCAGCGATTCCCCCGGCATCACCTGTCTCCATATCGGAGCCCACCTGTCCATCTGTTTCGACGGTATCGATGGCTCCCAGTGCCTGTGACTTTGACTCCGACACGGAACTCTCGATTgtggcagctgcagcggccGTCTCCGCCTCAGCCGGCATAGATTCGCGATCCCCGACGTCTCCTCCGACGGCGGCGGGATCCACAATAATGCCACAGCTGAATTCCAGTGCGGGAGGCACTGCTAGCATAGCCGGTAATCAGTCCGGCTTCGGAGCGGGATCAGGAGCGGTGGCTGCTGGGAATACCAATGGCCACAGCACCACCTCCAGTAGCAGTACTCATCTGAGTCTGAATGCCAAGCAACAGCGCCAGCAGAAACGCCGGAGGGAACGTGCCCAGCGTTTGCAAGCGGAACGCGACAGTCGATGCAATGCCAACTCGCTGAGTGGCACCTTCATAGCCGGATCCTCTGTGGGGGTCGGCAGTGCCATGAGTGCGGCCAACGGTGGCCAGGGAGGTGGAGTTGGCCTCGTCACGCCTAATAGTAGCGTCGGTGGCGGATCCTCGGCTGTTGCAATGGGCAACGGATCGGCGGCAGGACCCGGCAACAATGGGATGATCTATCACATCAACAGCGCTGGCAGCATGGGCGAGGATAGCAACaattcaaatggaaatttcaccagcagcagcaatggcAGCAACAATCTGCTGCCGCCCACAGATAGTATTGCATCGTTACTCCTAAATCCACCACATTCCCCCGAGTGCAACTCGGGATTGATGGCCACGCCTAGCGATAGCGAGGGTGAGTCGCTGGACGAGGATCTGCTCTCGACCTCGTCCTCGTCCACACTGCTCTTGCCGCGCGACAAGCCACCGCCTCGACCACCACCTCCGGTTCGAAGAAAGCTGCCACGATCTCCGGTGCTCGAGGAGGAAATCATCGATGGATTCGCTATACTGGAGTTTAAGACATACGAGGATCTTGAG TTTGCCATCAAATTGGGACAGAAGCGGAAGGAGAAGCGTCTATCCGCACTGGACGAGCTAACTTGTACCTACAGTATAGAGGAAATGAAAATCCCAAAGGTTATAGATACTGGTCAATCGCAACCGTTGCGTGTCACCAGCCTGTCCACTTTGACTGTTAACAATAACAATCTGAAGGAGAACCCGCAGCCAAGCCTTCATCGTGATCGTGGCGGCAATGTCAttagcaacaataataacaataacagcagcaacaacaacaacagcatgATCAACAGCAATGGCCCCAACGCGaacagcaatagcagcagTTTATCCAACGTGGTCTACCTGCTGCCATCTGTGAACATGGTGGGCAATGTTCTGGAGACGGAAGCCGAGCCCAGGGATCATTGGCGATCCGAATATGGGCAGCAGCAAGACCAATTGCAATCGGACAATAGCGCAAACAgtaaaagtaataataacattAGTGATGATAATCAAATTAACAATAGTAGCCACCAAATAAACCACACAACCAACAACCAATCGAGCAAGCAACAACAGGCGGCGGACGGTGGTTGCAATGCGGCAAAAATGCAAGTGAACAACAGTGCTACTGTTAGTACTCGATTTTTGGAGAACGACAACGATTCACTGATGTTGGATATCAGCCTGCCATCGCTGGGCGTTGGTGGCGCCGTATCGCATAGTCATGACCACATTGACGTTGGTGTGATTCACGCCAGTTGTactggcagcagcagcgacaccAAAAAATCTCACAATTCCCCCGCCACGAGTAACACTATTGACCAATTGCACGTAACAAAACCGCTGCCCACGCACCAGCTCAATAATCTAATATCAAGTGATCTTAATGCCGCCGCAAATGCAAACGCAAACAGTAATCACCTGGGTGTCTGCAAACTGGGCTCGCAATCAGCACAGGTCGCAAAG AAGTCGATGGGTTTGGAGAACATTGAAACCGTGACGAATTCAGCGACCTGCCGCTCCCTGGATATTCAGGAGCTGGCCAATGTTTCGGCGCAATCCTTTGGGgccagtagcagcagcagcagcagcagcattagCATAAAGAAGGAAAACGAGCAAAGTGATCTTTTGAACGAT GCTTCAACCAATtgtagcagcaacagcaaaggAAATAATATC TGTGATAATGTCAGCAATGATAAAAAG AATTCTGAACAAATATTTGATATTGACAACCCCCCAACGCCCATGAACATTTCAAATACTTCTTCGTGTTCGGATCGATCGTCTTCTCGCAAGTTTTCCGAACTTCCACACCTCAAGAAAAAGAGTGCGGCGTGTGGAGATAGGGATAATGGCCCATATGCCGGAGTACCTTTTGCGGCAGCGATGGGCACAGTATCTCCGGACAGCGATCCAAGTAAAGCTTTAAACATTAAGAACGCATCGGAGAGCGCATCGGGCAAGGCGGTCCATGCCCATGCTGGTGCTCCGATTCCACCACCACCTGCGGCCAGCGTGGGCGATCCTGGGAACAGAGAGCTGGGTGTGCTGCAGAAAACCTCACCCGACAAGCCACTCTATCCCAACTTGTGTGCTCCGCCATCGGTTTCGTCAGTGCAA TTCCCCAACGTTGGTATATCAGctggaaatgaaaaaattgCATCAACAGTTGCATCTGACATCGATCAAAAGATTATTTTCAACAGCAAGGCAACTGCTTCAGTTTCGAACGGCTTGTCGTCGGGGGTGCAACGGTCAATTGTTCCATTACTATCTGCGGCGCCATCGCCGGCTGCGGTTACTCTAAGCAGTCCGTTTAGCGCACACATCGCAGCTGCACCGAATGCTGCCGGATTATCAATACTAAGTTCGGCATCGAGTGTGATTCTAGCCAACAGCAGTATAAAAAACACCAACAATGGCAGCAACAATGGCAGCGCCAATGGCCAGGGACAACTGTCTTCGGTGGGATTGTCGAGCACTTCAGAAATTGCGAAAAGTAATTCGGTACCAACGACGTCCTCACCCCCCAATCCCATGGTCAATGGCTTCCTTAGTGTTTATCCGCCGCCTGCTGCTACCATTGCAACGTCATCCGTAACTACAAGTGCGTTGTCACGCGTCTCGCCCAACGCAGCCAATAAATTAGTGCCACCGGTCTCCGCCACAACATCCATCTCGATAAACACAAACTATGTTGGTATTTCTGGTGGAACGACGACAACTTCCGGCATGGGAAAGGTGGTCTTCGGCGCTGGCGGCAATGCCATTGTGGGCACAGGGTCTCCACTGCTTTTTCCTGGCGCACCGCCCGCTCCCATTTCTCATGTGGCCACTGGCGTGCCGATGATCATCCAGGCGCCGCCATACCGAGCACCGTACACGAATTACCCTCTCTACACTCCATATAGCGGCCTTACGCACGGGTCATACCTGCCTCCAGTATTGCCGGTTGCCACGCCCAACTTGTCCAACTTACCGCCCACACAACACCGGAGCTCGGATAGTCGCAACAGTCGAGAGTCGCCAGCATCCTTGAAGTCAACGCCATCGAATATTGGATTAAATGTATCCATGGCGCCGACCCTGCGATCCATCACGCCACTTAATAATAGCAGTGCAATTTCTAGCGGCGCATCGCAGCCCGTTGTGTCGGTGGTGCCTTCGGCGAACTCGACTGCCCTTTCCATGAGCAATCCACATATATCTCATTCCCATCATGTGCCTGCCTACGCTTCAGGTGCATTCTCATCCTCTGCGGCCGCTGGGACGAGCACCCCGAATTCAGGACTCTCTACACTGGCGGTTACCTCACTATCAACGTCGGCTGCTCCCCAACCGCACTCGCACTTCCCCCAGTCAACGCAGATGCTGCCGCAGAGCGGTAACTTTTCGTCAGTGTCCCATTTGCTGACCACGCACCCAATGTcatcgcagaatcagccaatgGTTCGCTGCGGAAGTACACTATACTCACAATCGTCTGCGGCTGCAACTGCGCCGCcatcagctgctgctgctgtctcCAACTTCACGCCCTCGGTTCTCGCTGTGCAAAGTTTGACGACAGCGGTCACGTCGAGCTCGTCATCTCCATCAACTTTATCATCATCTGTGATCCAGAAGGTTATTTCCCCCAAAGGAGAGAGTCCTTGCAATAAAGATCGGGATTCCAGCTACAG TACAAATATCAGATCCCATGGTGCGTCAACAATGCTGCCTGGCGCATCCCAAGGCATTGGCCTGGGATCGTCGTTTTGTGGTATCGCCCCAAGTCAATATGGTGGTACAGGTACCCCAGTATTATCGTCAAGTTCTTCAATGCCGCCAGGACTGGGAAATCTCTCCTCGTACTCATCGAAGGCAGCACTGTGGTTAAA CTCTCCTGCCAACGCAGTGGTGACGACATGTGCTCCCACAACGCCCATAGTATCGAGTGGTAGTGCCCGTCCGACGCCTCCGCTCTCCAACTGCACAAGCATGGGCATTGGCATGGTGAATGCGGCATCGACGGCGAGAAGTTCTTGCAATGCCATATCACCGCTATCCATACCTGCGACCGCTGGTATTCACGTGTCTGCTACAAATCCCTCTTTTCAGTCGTCGTCATATTTCCCAACACCTTTAGCGCCGCCACCATCCTCCCCATCGCCAGCTACTTCTTCCGCGGCCATCATCAGCTCCTCCGCTTCGCAATTCAATCCAGCTGTGTCGCACTCAATGAGCAGTATTGTGACGACGGCAGGAGCCACTACGACCACGGCTTCATCTGTAACGCAGCCTTCGGTTGCGGCTATATCGAACCCAGTTACAAACACGCCGCATCCCTTTTCTGCAGAATCGCTTTTTCAGCCAAGTAAAA ATGATCAAGCTGATTTGCTGCGGCGCGAGCTAGATAGCCGATTCCTGGATAGATCTGGCTTGGCTGTTACCCCCACACCGCCATCATCGACATATTTACGAACTGATCTCCAGCATCAACAGCACGCACATCTACATCAGCATCCGCAGTTGCTTCCACCAGTATCGGCCCCATCAACTCCCCTATCTGCTGTGCAACCGAGCTCTGGACAAATTTTTCCCCCGCCACTTTTTAAAGATATTTCTAAAATCTCATCCGTCGATCCTCAGTTCTATCGCACTGGCATGGGATTGCCGCCGGGAGGCTACAGTGGCTACACCTCAGCGGGCCTTTTGCACAGTGGCCTTGGTGGCCCGACGCCGTTCATGCCTCCCAACCATTTAACATCCTTTGCTCCAAAG AAAACTGGTCGCTGGAATGCCATGCACGTTCGTATCGCGTGGGAAATCTACTACCACCAGAATAAACAAAGCCCGGAGAAGCAGCCAGGCTTTCCAACGGCGTCATCGAACGCAGGATCGATCAATGCACCAATACCTCCTGGCAACATGATCagcggaggaggtggtggtaTGGCCAGCGGAGCCAGCACGCCGGTCAACAATGTGGCAGCTATTCCGGCGGTCGGCGGTGGCGTCCTCGTGTCCAATGGTCCGCCCTCGGTGCTTGGCATGAAGACGACTCCCACTCTTGGCATGAGCTCGACGCCACAGCATATTTTGCATCGAGCGAGTGAAATGCCGCCATCAGCAGCATTTCCAGGCGGTCTACCGGGTCGCTTAGCATTTGAAACTTCTCCCCTGGCGGCGAGTTTCATTGGAGCGCCTCCTAGTCATATTG GAACCGCAGTGTCTCCATTTGGACGCTATGTGACTCCGTTTGGATTCACAGGGCTAACGCATTTTGGTGGCCACTTGGACTCGTGGAg AACAAATGCCATGCAACGGAGTGTCGCTTATCATCCCTCCTCCGCGGCGCCGTCCCCCAACTGGCCGGTAAAGTCGGATCCTGGTCTGGACAATGCACGACGCGAGGCGGAGGAACGCGAACGGGAGCTGCGGGATCGTGAGCAACGGGAGCGGGATCGTCAGCGACGCGAACGCGAGGAGCGGGAAAggaaggagaaggaggagaaaCTGAAACGGGAGCAACaggaacgggaacgggaacgaGAACGGGATCGAAAGGAGCGGGAACGCGAACGCAGGGAAATCGAGCGGCGGGAAATGGAGCGCGAGCGTAtgttgcaacagcagcggaTCAACGAGAGCAACAAGCAGGCTGCAGTCCAagctgcggctgctgcgaCGGCGCCCGTTCGTGACCGTTCGCCACATCGAAACGTGGGCGAGCTTAACACGGAGATTCGTATCAAGGAGGAGCATCCGCGCACAAAGGAGGAGCAGGACGTAATGCTTTTGCGAGCTTCAGCGGCGGCAGTCGGCGTTGGTGATCCCCGCTACCATTCCTCCTCGCTGGCCGCCGCACAGGCGAGTGCAGCTGCGGCAGCGGCACACCATCATCATGCCAACTTTATGGCAGCCAGTCGACACGGCTTGCCACCGCCACCCTCGCACCTCACGCGCACCATGATGCCGCCTACTCTGAGTGTCGGTGGGCCCATCACGCACTTCGGTGCACCAGCGCCACCCGGCTGGGGAATAGATCCGTATCGCGATCCCTATCCCATTCTTCGCTACAATCCCATCATGGAGGCTGCCCTGCGACACGAGGCCGAGGAAAGGCAGAAGGCGATAAATATCTATGCAGCGCAATCTGCAGCTCATTTGCGTAGCAAGGAGCCAAGTCCTATTCCGCCTTCGGTTGGCTCTCTAGGCCCTCCGCCGCCACATCATCGCCTACAGATAGTGTCCAGTGTGGCGCAATCGGGGGTACAGCAGCCCGGTCCGCCAagtcagcagcaacagcagcagatgTCCAGTGGCGGCGGGATGGTAAAGAACTCTGGAGGGCCACAGGCACCAGGAAGCATTCCAGTCCAGCACATGATTAGCGTCGATTCGATGGGCCAGCAGTCTGTTAGCGCCAAGAAGGAGTCGGACCACACAATGGGCATTGTGTCGAATGCTGGTGTTGGGCTAAGTTCAGTACCTGGTGGTGTAATCGGAATATCTCCGGTGTCATCGGTGGCGCCCAGTCGATGA